The Rosa rugosa chromosome 3, drRosRugo1.1, whole genome shotgun sequence sequence agtgataccaacacctcctaacataaaacttattgactaatgggtcttcgttagaaagcgtgatgagaaaaagagatggtaatctcaccttatggcgcaaggcttctcacaaaacgccctggaatcaactacgatgagatatattctctcgtaatggatgtcattgcactccactaccctgtcagtttggtagtttccaaataactgattatgcagcttacgaaagtggtcactacgtatctctatggggatctagatacggaatatacatgaaggttcatggtgaacttcatttacccaagtcaagtggctctagaccacggagcgcgttttacaaagaggttgaaacactcactaagtgactacttgattgggaagggatatgcccacgcgttttcataataagtttcagattctatcgcggttcatgttggacatgatcttcattggaagcccttaaagagttaagggaaaccgctgaacacttgaaatccgagtttgacatgaaggattttgggagaacacgattatgtctcagtttggaacttgaacatcgtgtcaatagatgcttaggcattttgacaaggtcaagccttcaagcacccccatgatcgtctatagtcttgatcctaaaaaggatcttCTTCgcccaaaggatgatgacgaagatgtgctagagacagaagtgtcttacttaagtacaataggcgccttattgtacttagctcaatgcacaagaccgtaCATCttatttgccatgaacttgttagctagatatagcttcgcgccaacgcgatgccattggattggtgtaaaagatatatttcgatacttgagatgtatgattgatatgagcttgttctatatatccctacagagagacgatggattcgaacccatcacacaccaggaacgccaccaacactggcctgcgtccactatccccatcccaaaacgacatatgttttggaaggttttgttgatgttgggtatctctctgacccatacaaaggtcattcccaatctggttaagtgttcaccatgggaaaagaccgtgatatcttggaggtctacagaacagaccttagttgctatatcttcgaaccatgcaaagattattgctctttacgaagaggttcgtgaatgtatatggattggatccataattacgcatgctcgaacaattgtggtttgaaggcTACCACAGAtaagcctacgagcatttaggataatgctgcttatctTCAATAAGtgaagtaaggctacatcaaaagcgacaactccaaggataatcagcaacaacagactatTCTCaatatcaaagtgaactaggttcaatttgaggacagtaTGACTGGCTTGcacactaagtcattgcctaaattccactttcgagaaacatgtcggtagcatcgtttgtggaagttatccgaactccaatgatcgtagtcatcagagggagatgcagacatcaggggaggtgtctacatgtatggtctcgaaacgtgaagggtgtgttgtgctcttttttccccttcgaccgaagttatttttgtcccactgggtttttgttactcggcaaggtttttagcgaggcaacgagagaagcaccacgtttgggcgacacaaagAGGAGTGTTCAAATAAATCatatttgtgtgtctggcccaaactctaggttacttgacctagtggtaatagggtttagaaagatctagatattcctattcaatgtatgattacctttccttgtatggtTCAGATTCTAtaccttgtaatcctctatataaagagggtcctattatcaatgagaatacacaacaattttctctcaatttctaatTCCCTAAAAcatatgtagtgaaattgaaaaatgaaaataaataaggaaaataataaagaatataatctaatattattgaattggaaagtctaagaaaaataattataatatttttttggtataattattgtccttaataattattttataatagagtgaggtcaactgagcagattggaggtcccaataaaaACACTCAAAGAAAAAATATTGTTCAACTAATTGAAAAATGAATATAAGACTTGCTTATTTGAGAGAAAAATTTAAAAGACCATGCTGGCTTCAAATACAAGCAACGGAGGACGACGAACACGAAGGTGAGGCTCCCCCTAAAGACTTTGCATCATCATTTTCTACTTCtatgcatattgtttttgtgTGTTTCCTTGTTGTTGGATATTAGAAAGACAAGTAGGACTTGGCTACACAGAAAAAACACAGAAACATGTCTATCTCTTAGTTGTTGGATAATCTCGAAGACaatgttttctttattatttctaCGAGGACTTTCGTGGCTGCAAAAGAAAACCCTTTATCCTTGTATGGATATTATACTAGCATTGTGTGCTGGGCACATCTATTTGTGGAAAACAGACTAGGAGTGATCaccaagaaaataaaagaaatgaaTAAACTCGGTACGTGTCCACCAAGCTACACAACATGTGCCCATCCTTTGTTGAATTTCAACCATTTCCCTAAAATTTGAACCCTACAATCTTAAACCGAGCCTATTTAAACAGAGCATTCTTACACTAAACACCAAACACTTCTATACTAGCTCCTAACTGGCTTAACCTTTGAGAAATGGCTTTCATTTGGGTGATAGTTGGATTGCTTGCACTTATTTACGTCCTGCAACCCTGGTCATGGAGAAGCAAGAAGCGGTTGCCTCCTGGTCCGAGAGGGTTTCCCATTTTCGGAAGCCTCAACTTGCTAGGGAAGTTCCCTCACAAAGATCTGCATCAACTGGCCCGAAAGTACGGTGACATCATGTACATGCGGTTAGGCCTTGTGCCTGTCATTGTCGTCTCTTCCCCTCGAGCAGCCGAGCTGTTCCTCAAAACCCACGACCTTGTGTTTGCGAGCAGGCCGCCTCACGAAGGTTCAAAGCATATTTCTTATGGCCAAAGGAACTTGACTCTTGCTGAGTATGGCTCTTACTGGCGTGACATGCGCAAGATGTGCACTCTTGAGTTACTAAGCAACCACAAAATCAACTCCTTCAAGTCAATGAGGAAAGAAGAGGTCGCCCTCATGGTGGATTCTATTCGAGAGTCTGCAGCCAAGGACCAACGTGTTTCGGTTGATCTGAGCTCCAAGGTGTCATCTCTTAGCGCAGACATGACTTGCAGGATGGTGTTTGGGAAGAAATACAAGGATGAGGAATTTAGTGAGAGGGGTTTTAAATCCGTGATTCAAGAAGGCTTGCAATTAGGAGCTGCCCCTAACTTGGGAGATTACATTCCTTGCATTGCTCCACTTGATCTCCAAGGATTCACTAAACGAATGAAGGCTGTTCACAAGGTCTTTGATGACTTTTTGGAGAAGATTGTGGAGGAGCATCTTCAATCT is a genomic window containing:
- the LOC133740224 gene encoding cytochrome P450 71AU50-like produces the protein MAFIWVIVGLLALIYVLQPWSWRSKKRLPPGPRGFPIFGSLNLLGKFPHKDLHQLARKYGDIMYMRLGLVPVIVVSSPRAAELFLKTHDLVFASRPPHEGSKHISYGQRNLTLAEYGSYWRDMRKMCTLELLSNHKINSFKSMRKEEVALMVDSIRESAAKDQRVSVDLSSKVSSLSADMTCRMVFGKKYKDEEFSERGFKSVIQEGLQLGAAPNLGDYIPCIAPLDLQGFTKRMKAVHKVFDDFLEKIVEEHLQSRDHGERRTKDFVDVMLGFMESEESAYQIGRSNIKAIILDMLTASMDTSATTIEWALSELIRHPEVMKKVQIELANVVGMERMVEESDLEKLEYMDMVVKENLRLHPVAPLLLPHQSTEDCTVNGFHIPKKSRIMINVWSIGRDPNAWTEAEKFIPERFVDSSIDLRGNHFELLPFGSGRRRCPGIQLGLTVVQLVLAQLVHCFDWELPENMSPDDLDMTEEFGITVPRAKHLLAIPAYRLHK